One window of Solwaraspora sp. WMMA2056 genomic DNA carries:
- a CDS encoding DUF397 domain-containing protein: MELTEARWRKSTRSDSGNCVEVADNLPGRVYVRDTKDRDGGMLAFAPSSWSSFVELAKTYA, translated from the coding sequence ATGGAGCTGACCGAGGCGCGTTGGCGCAAGAGCACCAGGTCCGACAGCGGCAACTGTGTCGAGGTGGCCGACAACCTGCCGGGCCGCGTCTACGTCCGGGACACCAAGGACCGCGACGGCGGTATGTTGGCCTTCGCCCCGTCGTCCTGGTCGAGCTTCGTCGAGCTGGCCAAGACGTACGCCTGA
- a CDS encoding transposase family protein: MYHTTGFTTDQIRDLCVLVRAECRNLGMEPWPPILGLYRALVVTLTYMRRNRVQAEIAEAHGVSQSTISRAVTAITPVLDRVLAGFVPTADELDPTVQYIVDGTLFPCWSWRTDRCLYSGKHKTTGMSVQVACTLDGALVWVSDPVTGNHHDSYAINDTGVLVSLNPAGWIGDKGYVGNGMITPYKKPKGGELTEWQKEYNRQVNKIRWVVEQVIANLKIWRILHTDYRRPLATFTETISCAIGLHFYRIACE; the protein is encoded by the coding sequence ATGTATCATACCACCGGCTTCACGACCGATCAGATCCGCGACCTCTGCGTGCTGGTCCGCGCCGAATGCCGGAACCTGGGCATGGAACCGTGGCCACCGATCCTCGGCCTCTACCGCGCCCTCGTGGTCACGTTGACCTACATGCGGCGCAACCGCGTCCAAGCGGAGATCGCCGAGGCGCACGGCGTCTCCCAGTCGACGATCTCACGGGCGGTCACCGCCATCACCCCGGTCCTCGACCGCGTGCTGGCGGGGTTCGTGCCGACCGCCGACGAGCTCGACCCGACCGTCCAGTACATCGTCGACGGCACCCTGTTCCCCTGCTGGTCATGGCGCACGGACCGCTGTCTGTACTCCGGCAAGCACAAGACCACGGGCATGAGCGTCCAGGTCGCCTGCACCCTCGACGGCGCGCTCGTCTGGGTCTCCGATCCCGTCACCGGCAACCACCACGACTCGTACGCGATCAACGACACCGGTGTTCTCGTCAGCCTGAATCCTGCAGGCTGGATCGGCGACAAGGGATACGTCGGCAACGGCATGATCACCCCGTACAAGAAGCCCAAGGGCGGCGAGCTCACAGAGTGGCAGAAGGAATACAACAGGCAGGTCAACAAGATCCGCTGGGTCGTCGAACAGGTCATCGCGAATCTGAAGATCTGGAGAATCCTGCACACCGACTACCGCAGACCGCTCGCGACCTTCACAGAAACGATCTCCTGTGCCATCGGGCTGCACTTCTACAGGATCGCCTGTGAATAG
- a CDS encoding helix-turn-helix transcriptional regulator, whose protein sequence is MSASEYLVEDLRRVREMLGLTQESWGERLHFSASHVGAVERGERPALPDYLGAVDRVYGTAFMKFYREFIRGEWTPVWYRPFVEYEGRARLLRIFQPMMMPGLLQTEAYARALLQALNTKPEELEPALAARLDRQEIVTRATNACRLVVVLDEMVLRRSVGGPEVMRDQLKAIADANQRQNVQVHIVPFTTGGYPGMLGPMVLATVDGRTVGFLEGHQEGRLIEAKEVYSQAIL, encoded by the coding sequence ATGTCTGCGAGCGAGTATCTGGTAGAGGACCTTCGTCGTGTCCGGGAGATGCTGGGGCTCACCCAGGAGTCCTGGGGTGAGCGCCTGCACTTCTCGGCGTCGCACGTCGGGGCGGTGGAGCGGGGCGAGCGGCCGGCACTGCCGGACTACCTCGGGGCGGTGGACCGGGTGTACGGCACCGCGTTCATGAAGTTCTATCGGGAGTTCATCCGTGGCGAGTGGACGCCGGTGTGGTATCGACCGTTCGTCGAGTACGAGGGCCGCGCGAGACTGCTGCGGATCTTCCAACCGATGATGATGCCCGGCCTGTTGCAGACCGAGGCATACGCACGCGCTCTGTTGCAGGCGCTCAACACCAAGCCGGAGGAGCTTGAGCCGGCCCTGGCCGCCCGACTGGACCGGCAGGAAATCGTCACCCGGGCCACGAACGCCTGCCGACTGGTGGTGGTGCTCGACGAAATGGTGTTACGCCGGTCGGTGGGCGGGCCGGAGGTGATGCGCGACCAGTTGAAGGCGATCGCCGACGCCAACCAACGGCAGAACGTGCAGGTGCACATCGTGCCGTTCACCACCGGAGGCTATCCCGGGATGCTCGGGCCGATGGTGCTCGCGACCGTGGACGGCCGGACGGTCGGTTTCCTCGAAGGCCACCAGGAAGGGCGGTTGATCGAGGCCAAGGAGGTCTATTCACAGGCGATCCTGTAG
- a CDS encoding polymorphic toxin-type HINT domain-containing protein codes for MEILDRARLPENWRRGVLLSLAATDPTSEIERVEISVDYSTFAGAYGADWASRLRLVELPKCGLTRPEAGECAARELTSRNDAGTQQVTGQVDLAPVAQRLGASGEGAFVALMAGSASSAGDYGASTLQPSSTWSAGGPSGDFTWAYPMRVPPTPGGPTPELALAYSSASVDGRGEATNNQPSWVGEGFELVQGFVERSYRPCRDDMGGNANNSTKTGDLCWGTDNAVLSLSGRSVELIRDGVSGTWRSKQDDGSRIERFTNTDNADDDNEYWRVTTADGIQYYFGLNRLAGWSSGKPTTQSVWTAPVAGNNSGEPCRQASFANSFCDQAWRWNLDYVVDLHGNTMSLWYTPQANKYGRINNTGGAATYIRGGTLSRIDYGTDNRSGTDTVYTATSPPARVVFGQTDRCLSSCSTKNEDRWPDTPWDQECTGSSCADNFTPTFWSSSRLASVTTRVWNPTANAYRSVDSWTFVHDFPSTGDGTRRGLWLESITHTGHAGVAAIALPEINFDWVQLPNRVDTIGDTKPEMNWHRISTIWTETGGKISVSYSPPQCVPGSVMPSSPHTNTLRCYPVLSEAVGGGTETDYFHKYVVDSVTEADWTGGGTDVVTSYEYLGTPAWRYTEDDGLTKNAYRTWSDYRGYGKVRVRTGAPGQETLTESTYLRGMHGDRSAPSGGTRNIQVTASIGAAVNDEDAWSGIMRERVVYNGVTTAPVSKTVTVPWQSAATATRTIGDSTVHARYTGTGTAYSSTYLDGGRGWLTTKVVNTHDNYGMLTQVNDLGKVSADGATDVPGDEQCEKTTFNRNEGVNLLGLVARIQSFALACGQTPANGTHILDDIRTSFDNQAPGAEPIKGNVTKVEGLKDWSPTGGGTTTWLTTSRMSYDAYGRLTEAWDVRENKTTKDYTPPVGGPVTRVTTTNHLGWTSTEDMDPAWGMPTTKIDVNNRRTDLEYDALGRLRKVWLPNRNKASGHDPNTEYAYLLRNSGGVNAVTTKKLNADGNYVTTYQLYDGLLRSRQTQRPAASGTGTVFTETIYDAAGRPRTVNNEHHDPAVAPGTTLRTILEWETRSQAVTNYDRAGRPTASIQRSAGAEKWRTTISYGGDRVYTTPPAGGTPTTVITDARGNIVEQRQHKGATLAADHITTTYEYDAKGQLTGVADHAENRWSFEYDILGRNVGTVDPDSGTSTYVYNDYGDLTESTDGNGEVLAYEYDDLGRKVGTYDDEISATSKRSTWTYDTAPGAKGHLHTATRWIDEEAYTTRVRGYSALYQSTGEDYIIPSSETGLGGTYSVTRGYKTDGSLQFVRYPDVGSLGQERVDYFYDPVTGLADHVKTTGDEFYVAATGYTTFGEVGLVTYQHGTTGYVERGYVHDDVTRRLKKLITRRQTAPEYVADLQYDYDDAGNITKIADAPAGGSADIQCFTYDSLRRLTEAWTPGVDDCAAAPTLGGLGGPAPYWLSWTLDDVGNRLTETTHAAGGNTTRTYTYPAPGGSQPHTLSSITTVEPGGSSLSEYDYDDAGNTSTRPSPTSGNQTLAWDAEGRLEEVTDGGQSHSFVYDAAGSRLIRRDSTGKTLYLPNMEIRYTTSTATTSATRYYTYVEGVFAMRSTGGGLTWLATDHQGTQSVAISANANQDVTRRRQTPYGGERGASLPTMWPNLKGFVGGDVDPTGLTHIGARQYDVALGRFISLDPVQDLTDPQQWHGYAYSNNNPITYSDPTGLLHTVGEGGGRKDACTGSCAGYVPHYTTQAAKYPNGRPSIVAACGRESCSLARPGGPNPKEPVIHPIDWVENYWGTPYAEVPIPDRDKGLKRWYCHYNREVCDAQEQQIWEGYRQFLLEVTGIADAQRCAEGSWSGCLWTASAFIPVGKLKAVDDVYGLAAGVGRAGKACSFSGDTEVLMADGSTKPIGEVVAGDEVIAYDPETGERGIRTVTDTWVHEDHLVELVVDGGTISTTEDHPYWNETDRQWQRADALHSGDYLLTAADELLGVVGVQSAPITDLAYNLTVAGIHAYYVLAGNASVLVHNCGEIALGKQTVDGDDMALDIFGMERGAQTYKEWVGSGSWHEQLLGFISDGKTRIHVNLDGIDDPVSYAASGKNVDPADVGGRGFTRWEMYQLSQSPEAWSRVTWYRNGRPDENPFGG; via the coding sequence GTGGAGATCCTGGACCGTGCACGGTTGCCGGAAAATTGGCGTCGAGGCGTACTGCTGAGCCTCGCGGCCACCGATCCGACCTCCGAAATCGAGCGCGTCGAGATCTCGGTCGACTATTCCACGTTTGCCGGCGCATACGGTGCTGACTGGGCGTCTCGACTGCGGTTGGTTGAACTCCCAAAGTGCGGACTGACTCGGCCGGAGGCCGGAGAATGCGCTGCACGTGAACTTACCTCCCGAAACGACGCTGGCACCCAGCAGGTGACAGGACAGGTTGACCTCGCCCCAGTGGCCCAGCGTCTCGGTGCGAGTGGTGAAGGCGCCTTTGTCGCTCTGATGGCGGGCTCTGCCAGCAGCGCCGGAGATTACGGTGCCTCCACACTGCAGCCGTCGTCAACCTGGTCTGCCGGTGGTCCAAGCGGTGACTTCACCTGGGCCTATCCGATGCGGGTTCCGCCGACACCAGGTGGCCCGACGCCTGAATTGGCGCTAGCTTACTCCTCCGCTTCCGTCGACGGCCGAGGAGAGGCGACCAATAACCAGCCATCCTGGGTCGGGGAGGGATTTGAGCTGGTCCAAGGATTTGTCGAACGAAGCTACCGTCCATGCCGTGACGACATGGGTGGAAACGCGAACAACAGCACCAAGACGGGTGACCTCTGCTGGGGGACAGACAACGCCGTTCTGTCGCTCAGTGGAAGGTCGGTCGAGCTGATACGGGACGGTGTGAGTGGCACCTGGCGCTCTAAGCAGGATGACGGCTCGCGCATCGAGCGTTTTACCAACACTGACAACGCCGACGATGACAACGAGTATTGGCGGGTAACGACCGCCGATGGCATCCAGTACTACTTTGGACTTAATCGACTGGCCGGGTGGTCATCCGGCAAGCCGACCACACAGTCGGTCTGGACCGCTCCCGTAGCAGGCAACAACTCGGGCGAACCGTGTCGGCAGGCATCCTTTGCCAACTCCTTCTGCGACCAGGCCTGGCGATGGAATCTCGACTACGTTGTCGATCTGCACGGCAACACGATGTCGCTGTGGTACACGCCGCAGGCAAACAAATACGGACGGATCAACAACACTGGCGGGGCGGCGACGTACATACGCGGTGGAACGTTGAGTCGGATCGACTACGGAACGGACAACCGCAGCGGTACGGACACGGTTTACACGGCCACGAGTCCGCCGGCCAGGGTGGTTTTCGGTCAGACTGATCGCTGTCTTTCCTCGTGCTCCACGAAGAATGAGGATCGATGGCCTGACACGCCATGGGATCAGGAATGCACCGGCTCGTCGTGTGCCGACAACTTCACCCCGACTTTCTGGTCCAGTAGTCGGCTGGCAAGCGTCACGACCAGGGTGTGGAATCCGACGGCCAATGCATACCGCAGCGTTGACTCGTGGACGTTCGTGCACGATTTTCCGTCTACTGGTGACGGTACTCGTCGTGGTCTCTGGCTTGAATCAATCACGCATACTGGGCATGCCGGAGTGGCGGCAATCGCCTTGCCGGAGATCAACTTTGACTGGGTGCAGTTGCCTAATCGAGTTGACACGATTGGTGACACGAAGCCTGAGATGAACTGGCATCGTATCAGCACGATTTGGACCGAGACCGGCGGTAAGATATCCGTTTCTTACTCACCTCCCCAGTGCGTACCGGGGAGTGTGATGCCATCTTCTCCGCATACCAACACCTTGCGGTGCTACCCGGTACTGAGCGAGGCGGTGGGCGGAGGGACGGAGACGGACTACTTCCACAAGTACGTCGTCGACAGCGTCACCGAGGCGGACTGGACCGGCGGTGGCACCGATGTGGTGACCAGTTACGAGTACCTCGGGACACCCGCATGGCGGTACACGGAGGATGACGGACTCACCAAGAACGCGTACCGGACCTGGTCGGACTACCGAGGCTACGGGAAGGTTCGAGTCCGTACCGGTGCGCCCGGACAGGAAACGCTGACCGAATCGACCTACCTGCGCGGTATGCACGGTGACCGTTCGGCACCCTCGGGCGGGACCAGAAACATTCAGGTTACCGCCTCGATAGGCGCTGCTGTCAACGACGAGGACGCCTGGTCCGGGATCATGCGTGAGCGGGTGGTCTACAACGGCGTAACCACCGCGCCGGTGTCGAAGACCGTCACCGTCCCGTGGCAGTCGGCTGCGACCGCAACTCGGACGATCGGAGATTCGACCGTTCACGCCCGCTACACGGGCACCGGAACGGCGTACAGCTCGACCTACCTCGACGGCGGGCGAGGTTGGCTCACTACCAAGGTCGTCAACACCCACGACAACTACGGAATGCTCACTCAGGTCAACGATCTAGGAAAAGTATCTGCTGACGGCGCCACGGATGTCCCGGGCGACGAACAATGCGAGAAGACCACCTTCAACCGGAACGAAGGTGTCAACCTTCTCGGACTGGTCGCCCGGATACAGTCATTCGCGTTGGCATGTGGGCAGACACCTGCCAACGGCACGCACATTCTCGATGACATTAGAACCAGCTTCGACAACCAGGCGCCCGGGGCGGAGCCAATCAAGGGGAATGTCACCAAGGTTGAAGGGCTCAAAGACTGGTCGCCAACGGGCGGCGGCACCACAACCTGGCTGACGACGTCACGGATGAGCTACGACGCCTACGGTCGGCTCACCGAGGCTTGGGACGTCAGAGAAAACAAGACAACAAAGGATTACACCCCGCCTGTCGGCGGACCGGTGACGAGGGTGACCACCACGAACCACCTCGGTTGGACGTCGACCGAGGACATGGACCCGGCGTGGGGGATGCCGACCACCAAGATCGACGTGAACAATCGGCGTACCGACCTTGAGTACGACGCGCTGGGACGGCTCCGTAAGGTGTGGCTGCCGAACCGAAACAAGGCGAGCGGCCACGACCCGAACACCGAGTACGCCTATCTGCTCCGCAACAGCGGCGGAGTCAACGCCGTCACCACCAAGAAGCTCAACGCTGACGGCAACTACGTAACCACGTACCAGCTCTACGATGGATTACTTCGATCCCGCCAGACCCAACGGCCAGCTGCTTCCGGGACAGGAACGGTTTTCACCGAGACGATCTACGATGCCGCTGGCCGGCCGCGCACGGTCAACAACGAGCACCACGATCCGGCGGTCGCCCCAGGCACCACACTTCGAACGATCCTGGAGTGGGAGACACGTAGCCAGGCAGTCACGAACTATGACCGGGCTGGCCGGCCGACCGCGAGTATTCAACGCTCCGCCGGAGCCGAGAAATGGCGGACAACCATCTCGTACGGCGGGGACCGGGTCTACACAACTCCACCGGCCGGCGGGACGCCGACGACGGTAATCACCGACGCACGGGGGAATATCGTCGAGCAGCGTCAACACAAGGGCGCCACACTGGCTGCCGACCACATCACGACCACCTACGAATACGACGCCAAGGGCCAGCTGACCGGAGTCGCCGATCACGCCGAAAATCGTTGGAGCTTCGAGTACGACATCCTTGGCCGCAACGTCGGCACGGTCGATCCCGACTCAGGGACGTCGACCTACGTGTACAACGACTATGGTGATCTGACCGAGAGCACCGACGGGAACGGCGAGGTCCTCGCGTATGAGTACGACGATCTCGGCCGGAAAGTCGGCACTTACGACGATGAGATCAGCGCCACCAGCAAGAGATCGACCTGGACGTACGACACGGCCCCCGGAGCCAAAGGCCATCTGCATACCGCCACCCGCTGGATCGATGAAGAGGCGTATACGACGCGGGTGCGGGGCTACTCGGCGCTCTACCAGTCGACCGGCGAGGACTACATCATCCCGTCCAGCGAGACAGGTCTGGGTGGTACCTACTCGGTGACCCGCGGCTACAAAACCGACGGCAGCCTGCAGTTCGTGCGTTATCCTGACGTCGGTTCCCTAGGGCAGGAGCGGGTCGACTATTTCTACGACCCGGTTACCGGCCTGGCAGACCATGTGAAGACGACAGGCGATGAGTTCTATGTAGCAGCCACCGGCTACACCACCTTCGGCGAGGTCGGGCTGGTTACCTATCAGCACGGCACCACCGGATATGTTGAGCGCGGTTACGTCCATGACGACGTCACGCGCCGGCTGAAGAAACTCATCACCCGAAGGCAGACAGCACCAGAGTACGTCGCGGACCTCCAGTACGATTACGACGACGCTGGCAACATCACCAAGATTGCTGATGCGCCGGCCGGCGGAAGCGCTGACATCCAGTGCTTCACGTACGACAGCCTGCGACGCCTGACCGAGGCATGGACGCCCGGAGTAGACGACTGTGCCGCCGCGCCAACCCTCGGAGGACTCGGTGGTCCAGCTCCCTATTGGCTGTCGTGGACGCTCGACGACGTCGGGAACCGACTGACCGAGACCACACACGCAGCCGGCGGGAACACCACCCGTACATACACCTATCCTGCGCCGGGAGGAAGCCAGCCTCACACGCTGTCGTCGATCACCACCGTCGAACCCGGCGGTAGCAGCCTCAGCGAGTACGACTACGACGACGCCGGAAACACGTCCACCAGGCCGAGCCCAACTTCGGGCAACCAGACGCTGGCCTGGGATGCTGAGGGCCGTCTGGAAGAAGTGACGGACGGCGGGCAGAGCCACAGCTTCGTCTACGACGCCGCCGGCAGCCGCTTGATTCGGCGCGACAGCACCGGCAAGACGCTCTACCTGCCCAACATGGAGATCCGATACACGACCTCCACTGCCACCACCTCGGCAACCCGCTACTACACCTACGTCGAGGGCGTCTTCGCGATGCGATCGACCGGCGGCGGGCTCACCTGGCTGGCCACCGATCACCAGGGCACTCAGTCGGTAGCGATCAGCGCGAACGCCAACCAGGACGTCACACGCCGCCGACAGACCCCGTACGGCGGCGAACGGGGAGCATCGCTGCCGACCATGTGGCCGAACTTGAAGGGATTTGTCGGCGGCGACGTTGACCCGACCGGGCTGACTCATATCGGGGCGCGGCAGTATGATGTAGCGCTCGGTAGATTTATCAGCCTGGACCCAGTGCAGGACCTGACCGACCCCCAGCAATGGCACGGATACGCCTACTCCAACAACAACCCGATAACTTACAGCGACCCCACCGGCCTACTTCACACCGTCGGCGAGGGAGGCGGCAGGAAGGATGCCTGCACCGGATCCTGCGCAGGCTACGTTCCGCACTACACAACACAGGCGGCAAAGTATCCGAATGGCCGGCCCTCGATTGTCGCCGCATGTGGTCGGGAGTCTTGCAGCCTTGCGCGACCGGGGGGTCCGAACCCCAAGGAGCCGGTGATCCACCCGATTGACTGGGTGGAGAACTACTGGGGTACGCCATACGCCGAGGTGCCCATCCCGGATCGGGACAAGGGTCTCAAGAGATGGTATTGCCATTACAACCGAGAAGTCTGTGATGCCCAGGAACAGCAGATCTGGGAAGGTTATCGACAGTTCCTTCTAGAGGTAACCGGAATTGCCGATGCGCAACGTTGCGCTGAGGGGAGCTGGTCGGGTTGTCTCTGGACCGCGTCAGCTTTCATTCCGGTAGGTAAGCTCAAAGCCGTTGACGATGTCTACGGGCTGGCCGCCGGAGTGGGGCGTGCCGGCAAGGCATGTAGCTTCAGTGGCGACACCGAGGTGCTGATGGCGGATGGCAGCACCAAGCCGATTGGCGAGGTCGTCGCCGGCGATGAGGTCATCGCGTATGACCCAGAGACTGGTGAACGGGGAATCCGTACCGTCACAGACACCTGGGTGCATGAGGATCACCTCGTCGAACTTGTCGTCGACGGCGGGACGATCAGTACTACCGAGGATCACCCGTACTGGAACGAGACGGATCGCCAGTGGCAACGGGCGGATGCCCTTCACTCGGGTGACTATCTCCTCACCGCAGCAGACGAACTCCTCGGCGTTGTAGGCGTGCAGTCCGCGCCCATCACTGATCTAGCCTATAATCTGACTGTGGCCGGCATCCACGCGTATTATGTGCTCGCCGGCAATGCCTCGGTCCTCGTGCACAATTGTGGTGAAATTGCGTTGGGTAAGCAAACGGTCGACGGTGATGATATGGCCTTGGATATCTTCGGTATGGAGCGTGGTGCGCAGACATATAAAGAGTGGGTAGGGTCGGGTTCCTGGCATGAGCAGCTGCTCGGTTTTATTTCAGATGGCAAGACGCGGATCCATGTCAATTTGGATGGAATCGATGACCCTGTCTCGTATGCTGCTTCGGGTAAGAACGTTGACCCGGCTGACGTGGGTGGCCGCGGATTCACTAGATGGGAGATGTATCAGTTGAGTCAAAGTCCAGAAGCGTGGAGTCGAGTTACCTGGTATCGGAATGGGCGGCCTGATGAAAATCCGTTCGGAGGGTGA